One Pectobacterium cacticida genomic window, TAAATCAAGAACTGCGGACGCTACGTGAAATCAATAGCGCGCAGGAAGCGGAACTGCGTGAAGTCACCATTCGGCTGGAAGAGACGCGCATGGCGGCGGAAGAGAAACAGCGATTGCTGGTAAACAGTGAACAGCGGCTGACCACGCAGTTTGAGAATCTGGCAAACCGCATTTTTGAACAGAGTGGCCGCAAAGTGGATGAACAAAATAAACAGAGTCTGGATAAGCTACTGGTGCCGTTGCGCGAACAACTGGATGGATTCCGCCGTCAGGTTCAGGACAGTTTCGGCGCAGAAGCGCGTGAGCGCCACACGCTAGTGCATGAGATCCGTAATTTACAACAGTTGAACGCACAGATGGCGCGCGAGGCCATCAACCTGACGAAAGCACTAAAAGGCGATAATAAAACGCAGGGTAACTGGGGCGAAGTGGTGTTAAGCCGCGTATTGGAAGCCTCCGGTCTACGTGAGGGCTACGAATATCAGACTCAGGTCAGTGTACAAACGGGGGCCAATAACCGTTTGCAACCGGATGTTATTGTGCGTTTACCGCAGGGCAAAGATGTGGTGATCGATGCCAAGATGTCACTGGTCGCTTACGAGCGTTATTTCAATAGCGACGACGACACCGAGCGTCACGCGGCGCTGAACGAGCATCTGCTCTCGGTACGTAGTCATATTCGGCAATTGAGCAGCAAAGATTACCAGCAACTTCCGGGGTTGCGTTCGTTAGACTATGTGCTGATGTTTATTCCGGTTGAACCCGCCTTTCTTGTCGCCATCGATCGCCAGCCCGAGTTGATCAACGAGGCGCTAAAGCACAATATTATGCTGGTGAGCCCAACGACGCTGCTGGTGGCGCTACGTACCATCAATAACTTATGGCGCTATGAACAACAGAGCCGCAATGCGCAGCACATCGCAGAAAAAGCGTCTAGGCTGTACGATAAATTGCGTTTGTTTGTCGACGATATGGCCGCGTTGGGTCAGAGTCTGGACAAAGCGCAGGGGACTTATCGTCAGGCAATGAATAAACTGTCTTCCGGGCGTGGTAACCTTATCGGCCAGGCCGAGGGGTTCCGCGCGCTGGGCGTAGAAATTAAACGCCCGATTAGCCCATCACTGGCGGAAATGGCAACGGCTAATCAGCATGGCGAGCCGTCAGCATGGCCTGATTCCCCCGCGGCCGAGGTCACGTCATCGGTCGTAAAAACCAAGGATGAAGTTGGGCAACCCACGTAGCGGCAGAGTAAAGTATAGTGGTTTGACATGAGTAAAGATGTCGCAAGATTGGCGCTCTGTCAGGCGAAATTAGAGCAGTGGGCTTTTTACCCAGGTCTGGTACACTCTCATCATTAATGGGTAGACCCGAAATTTGACTGAAATAGTAGGCGGATAAGATGGCAAGTGAGCAGGACAATACGGCCGACTTTGGTTTTCGGACTGTCGCCAAGGATGAAAAAGAAGTCATGGTGGCTGAAGTTTTTCATTCTGTAGCAGCAAAGTATGACCTGATGAATGACCTGATGTCCTTTGGTATTCACCGTATCTGGAAGCGTTTCACCATCGAATGCAGCGGCGTTAGACGCAACCAGCGCGTGCTGGATCTGGCTGGTGGTACCGGAGATTTGACCGCTAAGTTTTCCCGCATGGTTGGTGAAGATGGTGAAGTTATTCTGGCGGACATCAATGCATCCATGTTGAAGGTGGGCCGCGAGAAACTGCGCAATAAAGGTATTATCGACAACGTTAGCTACGTGCAAGCTAATGCTGAAGCGCTGCCGTTCCCTGACGACTTCTTCGACTGTATCACTATCTCTTTTGGTCTACGCAATGTGACAGACAAGAGCCAAGCCCTGCGCTCCATGTACCGCGTACTTAAACCTGGTGGTCGGTTGCTGGTGTTGGAGTTTTCCAAGCCGATAATTAAACAGCTGAGTACCGTGTACGATGCCTATTCTTTTCACGTCTTGCCAAGAATTGGTAAAGCGGTGGCTAGTGATGCTGGGAGCTATCGCTATCTGGCAGAATCCATTCGCATGCACCCCGATCAGGAAACGCTGAAAGGGATGATGAGCGACGCCGGTTTTGACAGCGTTAACTATTTTAATCTCACCGGCGGCATTGTTGCGCTGCATCGTGGATTTAAATTCTGATTGGAAACGCCGATGCTGCTAACCTCCTTTCTAACTGCCGCGCTGGAAACGGCGCTGAATCGGTTGCTTTTTCACGATACCGTTTCTTGCGATCGAAGCATGAAATCTGCCCGCCAGCGGTTACAGGGGAAGACACTCCAGATCGCGCTGGCTGAGCTGGATGCACCTTTAGTCCTGGTATTTAGCGAGCAGCGGCTGGATGTTGTCAGCCAGTGGGGCGATTTGGCGGACTGCCGCCTGAAAACACGCGTTCCGGTTCTGATGAAACTCCGCGATCGTCAACAGCTTTCATCGCTAATGCGTAACGGTGAGTTAGTGATTGAAGGCGATATTCAAGTCGTTCAACAATTTATTGCATTATGCGATCTTGCGGAGTGCGATCCGGCTGAATGGTTATCGCCGTATCTGGGGGATATTGTCGCTGAGGGGCTAAGCCAGACGGCGCAGAAAACGTGGCGTTTCCTGACAAGGTCGCTACATCAGCAGGAGCATTTTTTGTCTGAAGCATTAACGGAAGAGTGGCGACTGGCACCGGGAAAATTGGAAAATGTCTGGTTCCATGAGGAAATTGTTGCGCTGGATAAATCGGCCGATATGTTGTCCGAACGGCTGGCGAAGCTGGAGGCGTTACGATGACGCCCAGTGAATTACGTCGCCTCTTAGACATTGTCCGTGTGTTATTGAGCTATGGTCTGGATGAACTCATTCCTAAAATGCGCTTGACGCTTCCGCTGCGAGTGGGTCGCCGCCTGTTGTTCTGGATGCCTAACCGCCACAGTAATATGCCGTTGGGGGAACGTCTGCGTTTAGCGCTTCAGGAACTGGGGCCTGTGTGGATCAAGTTTGGGCAAATGATGTCGACGCGGCGCGATCTATTCCCGCCGGCTATTGCCGACCAGTTGGCAATGTTACAAGACAAAGTTGAACCGTTTGATGGCAAGCTGGCGCGTGAGCAAATCGAACGGTCAATGGGGGGAGTCCCTCTCGAAACATGGTTTGACGATTTTGACATTAAGCCGCTGGCCTCGGCCTCTATCGCACAAGTGCATACCGCCCGTTTGAAAAGCACGGGAAAGGAAATCGTTATTAAGGTGATTCGCCCGGATATTCTGCCTGTTATTAAAGCCGATATGCGCCTGATGAAACGTCTGGCTGGCTGGCTGCCGCGTCTATTGCCGGATGGTCGCCGCCTGCGGCCACGTGAAGTGGTACTGGAATACGAAAAAACGCTGCTTGATGAGCTGAATTTATTGCGAGAAGCGGCTAATGCCATCCAACTGCGGCGGAATTTCGAGAATAGTCCAATGCTATACGTGCCGGAAATCTATTCGGATTATTGTAGCGAAAGCATGCTGGTTATGGAGCGTATTTATGGCATTCCGGTGTCCGATATTGATACGCTGAAAGCCAATGGCACGGATATGAAGTTACTGGCGGAACGCGGGGTTCAGGTATTCTTTACCCAGGTATTTCGCGATAGCTTCTTTCATGCGGATATGCATCCTGGCAATATCTTTATCAGCTATGAGCATCCCGAGGATCCGCAATACATTGGGATTGATTGCGGTATCGTTGGATCGTTAAATAAAGAAGATAAACGCTATCTGGCTGAGAATTTTATTGCTTTCTTCAATCGTGATTATCGTAAAGTTGCCGAGCTGCACGTAGATTCGGGCTGGGTGCCAGCGGATACCAATGTTGCCGATTTCGAGTTTGCGATTCGCACGGTCTGCGAGCCTATTTTCGAAAAGCCGTTGGCGGAAATTTCTTTCGGTCATGTATTATTGAATTTGTTTAATACGGCGCGTCGCTTCAATATGGAAGTTCAGCCTCAACTCGTGTTGTTGCAAAAGACGTTACTGTATATTGAAGGCGTCGGTCGGCAACTGTATCCGCAACTTGATTTGTGGAAAACGGCTAAGCCATTTCTGGAGAATTGGTTAAAGCAGCAAGTGGGTCTGCCTGCGGTCTTTCGTGCGCTGAAAGAAAAAGCGCCGTTCTGGGCGGAAAAACTGCCGGAAATTCCGGAACTGTTTTATGACGGGTTACGTCAGCACAAGATGTTAAAGCAAAGTGTCGACCAACTGGCCTGTGAATTAAAGGTGCAGCAGGCGCGGCAGGGGCAATCACGATACCTTTTGGGTATTGGCGCTACGCTACTCATCAGTGGTACGTTGTTATTGATTAGTCACGTTGAAGCCGATATGGTTCCCGCAGGACTGATGGCAGCAGGAATCGTCGCCTGGATTATTGGCTGGCGTCGGACTCGTTGAAACAGATCATGATGCACGTCAGAATTTCCCGATATACTAACGAGAATTCTGTCGTTCCCCTTTTCGAAAGAGGTATATGTTATGGGCGGTATTAGTATCTGGAACCTGTTGATTATCGCAGTGATTGTTGTATTACTGTTTGGCACCAACAAACTCAGAACGCTGGGTTCCGATCTGGGGGCCTCTATCAAAGGTTTTAAGAAAGCGATGGGTGACGATCAGCCGCCTGCTGGCACAGACAAAACGCAGCCGGATGCTGATTTCGCGACAAAATCTATCACGGATGACAGCGCTGATGTCAAGCCGAGCGACGCAAAGAACACGCATAAAGAGCAGGTGTAATCTGTGTTCGATATCGGTTTTGGTGAATTGCTGTTGGTGATGGTTCTTGGCCTGATTGTTCTTGGGCCAGAACGTTTGCCTGTAGCGGTCAAGACGGTTGCTAGCTGGATTAGAACGCTGCGTGCGTTGGCGTCCACCGTTCAGAATGAGCTGTCGCAAGAGCTGAAACTCCAGGAGTTTCAGGAAAGCCTGAAGAAAGTTGAAAAAGCCAGTTTGCAGAATCTGTCGCCTGAGTTGAAAGCCTCAATGGATGAACTCAAAGAAGCGGCAGAAGCAATGAAACGTGGCTATACCGAAACATCGGCGCCGCAAAAATCAGAGAGTCACCAAAAGTCAGACGATCCAAACGCGACGGTGGAGCCGCCTAGCAACGCTCCGCTAAACGATCCCGAAGCCGCTTATGACGAGGTGATTGAAGCAGAAACCGCGGTACGTCCGGCAGAGGGTCAGCCTAAGCCTGAAAATGCTGTTGCTGCTGAACATCACCATGAAAGCGATAGCGTCACTGGTACTGAAGCTGCTGGTAATAATATTGTCAAACCTGAGCAGTCCGAGCTTTCCACTGTTCCTGCCCGCCAACCGAGTGATAGTCGTTAATTTATGGCCGATGAAGATACTCAACCGCTAATTAGCCATTTGATTGAGCTACGCAAGCGGCTATTGAACAGCATTATCTGTGTGCTAGTTGTTTTCGTTGCGTTGGTGTATTTCGCCAATGATATCTATCAACTGGTTTCTGCGCCGCTGATCAAACAGTTGCCAGCGGGCGCGAGCATGATCGCGACTGATGTCGCCTCGCCTTTCTTTACGCCAATCAAGCTGACGATGATTGTCTCAGTCTTTGTTGCTGCGCCACTTGTGTTGTATCAGGTATGGGCGTTTGTCGCTCCGGCGCTTTACAAACATGAACGTCGCTTAATGATGCCGTTGCTCATATCCAGTAGCCTGTTATTTTACGCGGGCATGGCGTTTGCGTATTTTGTCGTGTTCCCACTGGCGTTTGGTTTCTTCGCCAAAACGGCACCCGTTGGCGTATTGATTGCGACCGATATTAATAACTACCTCGATTTTGTTATGGCGTTATTTATGGCGTTTGGCGTATCGTTTGAAGTGCCTGTCGCCATTGTGTTGCTCTGCTGGAGTGGCGTGGTTACACCAGAAGATCTGAAGAAAAAACGGCCTTATATTTTGGTTGGCGCTTTCGTTGTCGGGATGCTGCTAACGCCGCCGGACGTTTTCTCTCAAACGCTACTGGCAGTTCCAATGTATCTGCTATTCGAAATTGGGGTATTTTGCGCACAGTTTTATGTCGGCAAAGGCCGACGCGCTGGAACGGAAGAACCATCGCAGTAACTCGCATTTCCTGCGGTAGGACAGTAAAACGGCCTCTCTTTGAGAGGTCTTATTTTTTTATTCGCTAGAGTGAAATTGGCGAACGGCCACGAGCAGGTAAGAGTCATGTTTGATATTGGCGTTAACCTAACCAGTTCTCAGTTTGAAAAAGACAGAGAGCAGGTTGTCATTCGGGCTAAGCAAGCAGGCGTCAGTGGGATTTTGATTACTGGAACCAACACTCAGGAAAGCCAGCAGGCCATATTATTGGCACAAACTTATCCCAATTATTGTTGGTCAACGACGGGGGTTCATCCACATGATGCCAGCGAATGGAATGATACAGTCGCCGAACAAATTCATCACATGGCAAGCGCCGACTGCGTGGTTGCCATCGGCGAATGCGGGCTGGATTTCAACCGTAACTTTTCGACGCCACAAGAACAGGAGCGGGCATTTAGTGCGCAATTAGCGATTGCGGCTGAACGATCTATGCCAGTTTTCCTTCACTGCCGTGATGCACATTCCCGCTTTATTTCCCTATTGAAACCATGGCTGAACCAACTACCTGCCGCCGTGGTTCACTGCTTTACCGGCAATCGTTATGAATTAGATGAATGCTTAGCTGAGGGACTAATGGTGGGCATTACTGGCTGGGTTTGCGATGAGCGTCGCGGGCTGGCGCTACGTGCTTTGCTGCCGCATATTCCTGCCGATCGGCTGTTGGTGGAAACCGACGCACCCTATTTACTACCTAGAGATCTCTATCCTAAACCGGCCTCTCGCCGTAACGAACCTTGTTATCTGCCCCATATTATTCGTCAGATTGCGGCATGGCGTGGCGAAGATGCTGCCTGGCTGGGACAGATAACCGATGAAAATGCCCGTCGGGTTTTCCGACTGGCCTGATTCAGGAGAATAATGACATGAGCACTGCTTTTCCCGGTACTTTTCCCGGCCGACGTATGCGTCGTATCCGCCGCCATGATTTCAGCCGTCGTCTTGTCGCCGAAAATCAATTGACGGTGAACGATCTGATCTATCCCGTGTTTGTCATGGAAGGGACAAATCATCGCCAGGAAGTGCCTTCGATGCCGGGAGTCTATCGGATGACTATCGATCTGCTCCAGAAAGAAGCAGAAGCGATTGCTAAACTCGGTATTCCGGTGCTGTCGCTGTTTCCGGTGATTGAAGCGGATAAGAAATCGCTTTATGCCGAAGAAGCCTATAATCCGGATGGCCTGGTTCCCCGTACTGTTCGTGCGCTTAAAGACGCGGTTCCAGAGTTAGGTTTGCTAACGGATGTCGCGCTCGATCCCTATACCACACATGGGCAGGACGGAATAATTGATGAAGATGGTTATGTTATTAATGACATAACTAAGGAGATTTTGGTGCGTCAGGCGTTGTCTCACGCGCAAGCTGGCGCAGAAATTATTGCCCCTAGCGACATGATGGACGGCCGCATCGGTGCTATTCGTGACACCTTTGAAGCGCAGAATCTTTTCAATACACAGATTATGGCTTATTCCGCCAAGTATGCATCGTGCTATTACGGGCCTTTCCGTGATGCTGTCGGTTCGGCCAGCAACCTGAAAGGTGGAGATAAGAAAACCTACCAGATGGATCCAGCTAACAGCGATGAAGCTTTGCAGGAAATCGCGCAGGATTTGCAGGAAGGCGCGGATATGGTGATGGTGAAACCGGGAATGCCTTACCTTGATGTGGTTCGTCGCGTCAAGGATACGTTCGGTGTGCCGACATTTGCTTATCAAGTTTCTGGCGAGTATGCGATGCACATGGCGGCGATTCAGAACGGTTGGCTACAGGAGCAACCGGCGGTGATGGAGTCTCTGCTATGCTTTAAACGCGCGGGTGCCGATGGGGTGCTGACCTATTTTGCTAAACGTGTCGCACAGTGGCTTCACGACCAGCATATGCAACGCTAAGTCTATTGGCATCAGCGCGCTGAGTAAGAGGCAGGTTAGGCTTTGCGAAACTCGCGATTATCAAGGCTCTGCCTGACCTGTTTGTTCAACATATTTAGCAATAGCATCGAGCGGGTTTCACCGTCAGGTTCGGTATAGATGGCCTGGAGCCCCGAGAAAATACCATCGGTAATGACCACGCTATCGCCAGGCTGTGGTGTTAGTGGGTCAACGATTACCTGCATGGGGCGGAGCGATAGCTCATCGATAACCTGCTGCGGGATGATCGCCGGCAGCGCGCCAAATCGCACAAAATTACTCACTCCGCGCGTCGCGCTGATCGTGGTGGTGTGGATGCGTTCGGGGTCAAATTCTACAAACAGGTAGTTTGGGAAAAGTGGCTCACACACTTTCGTTCGTTTACCACGCACGATTTTATCCAGCGTGATCATCGGGCTCACGCAAGTGACATCCTGACGTTCCAGATGCTCTTTCGCGCGTAACAGTTGACCACGTTTACAATACAGTAAGTACCAAGCTTCCATAATTTTGCAGACTTATGATTCCGATGGGCAAGCATAGCAAAAGTGAGCGCGGATAAAACATTTTCGGCAGATATTTTTGTTACCACATTCTGGCTCTCGATGGCTTGATAGTGATTAGGTTCTTGCCTCAACGCGATGAGTGGGAAGCGACAGGCTAGTGAAGAGCCTTTATAATAGCCAAAATGAGAGACAGCCAACGATGGATAGCATGAAATACCGTGACTTACGCGAGTTCCTCTCGCTACTGGAAGAGAGGGGGGAATTGAAACGCATTACTCAGCCTATCGATCCTTACCTTGAAATGACTGAGATTGCTGACCGAACGCTACGTGCGGGAGGGCCTGCGCTTCTGTTTGAAAACCCTAAAGGCTATGACATGCCAGTGCTATGCAATTTATTTGGTACGCCAAAACGAGTTGCATTGGGTATGGGGCAAGAAGAGGTCAGTGCATTGCGTGAGGTAGGTAAACTGTTGGCGTTTTTGAAGGAGCCTGAACCGCCGAAAGGGTTTCGTGATTTGGTAGATAAAATGCCCAAATTTCGTCAGGTATTGAATATGCCGACGAAAAGGTTGTCTTCGGCGCTATGTCAGGAGCAGATTTGGCAAGGTGAGGATGTCGACCTGCGCCGAATCCCGGTGATGCAGTGCTGGCCGGAGGATGCTGCGCCGCTCATTACCTGGGGGCTGACTGTGACGCGCGGGCCGCATAAAGAGCGGCAAAATCTGGGGATCTACCGGCAGCAAGTCTTGGGTAAAAATAAACTGATCATGCGCTGGTTATCTCATCGCGGCGGCGCCCTGGATTTTCAAGAATGGTGTCACGAACATCCGGGACAGCGTTTTCCGGTGGCGGTTGCACTGGGTGCCGATCCAGCTACGATCCTTGGTGCGGTGACGCCCGTACCGGACACATTGTCGGAATATGCCTTTGCGGGTTTGCTGCGTGGGCATAAGACTGAAGTGGTGAAGTGTCTATCGAATGAGCTGGAAGTGCCCGCCAGTGCAGAAATAGTTCTGGAAGGTTATATCGAGCCTGGAGAAGTGGCGGTTGAAGGGCCTTATGGCGACCATACTGGTTATTATAATGAAGTCGATACTTTCCCTGTTTTTACCGTTACGCATATTACGCAGCGGCAAGATGCCATTTATCATTCTACCTACACAGGGCGGCCACCAGATGAACCTGCCGTCCTGGGTGTGGCGCTGAACGAAGTTTTTGTACCCATCCTGCAAAAACAGTTCCCTGAGATTGTCGATTTTTATTTGCCGCCAGAGGGTTGTTCTTATCGTCTGGCGGTCGTTACCATGAAGAAACAGTATGCAGGCCACGCCAAGCGCGTCATGATGGGGGTTTGGTCCTTTTTACGTCAGTTCATGTATACGAAGTTTGTTATTGTCTGCGATGATGATGTCAATGCACGCGACTGGAAAGATGTAATATGGGCGATTACCACGCGCATGGATCCGGCTCGCGATACGGTTCTCGTGGAAAATACGCCGATAGATTATCTTGATTTCGCCTCGCCGGTTTCTGGGCTGGGTTCTAAAATGGGTCTGGACGCCACCAATAAATGGCCAGGTGAGACGCAGCGCGAGTGGGGGCATCCTATCAAGAAAGATCCGCGGATTTGTGCCCGTGTTGATGAAATATGGGATGAACTGGCCATTTTTAGTGACAGAGAGCCTTGACGTTAA contains:
- the rmuC gene encoding DNA recombination protein RmuC, translating into MDISVFYGLGGGAVGLLIGWLIASLIHQQKLAQHDTEQRLLAQTLQQAQQSLSEQQQAKQQDEQRLRQNELELREVHARLSASHEKLQQLSDLRAECVQLNQELRTLREINSAQEAELREVTIRLEETRMAAEEKQRLLVNSEQRLTTQFENLANRIFEQSGRKVDEQNKQSLDKLLVPLREQLDGFRRQVQDSFGAEARERHTLVHEIRNLQQLNAQMAREAINLTKALKGDNKTQGNWGEVVLSRVLEASGLREGYEYQTQVSVQTGANNRLQPDVIVRLPQGKDVVIDAKMSLVAYERYFNSDDDTERHAALNEHLLSVRSHIRQLSSKDYQQLPGLRSLDYVLMFIPVEPAFLVAIDRQPELINEALKHNIMLVSPTTLLVALRTINNLWRYEQQSRNAQHIAEKASRLYDKLRLFVDDMAALGQSLDKAQGTYRQAMNKLSSGRGNLIGQAEGFRALGVEIKRPISPSLAEMATANQHGEPSAWPDSPAAEVTSSVVKTKDEVGQPT
- the ubiE gene encoding bifunctional demethylmenaquinone methyltransferase/2-methoxy-6-polyprenyl-1,4-benzoquinol methylase UbiE, which codes for MASEQDNTADFGFRTVAKDEKEVMVAEVFHSVAAKYDLMNDLMSFGIHRIWKRFTIECSGVRRNQRVLDLAGGTGDLTAKFSRMVGEDGEVILADINASMLKVGREKLRNKGIIDNVSYVQANAEALPFPDDFFDCITISFGLRNVTDKSQALRSMYRVLKPGGRLLVLEFSKPIIKQLSTVYDAYSFHVLPRIGKAVASDAGSYRYLAESIRMHPDQETLKGMMSDAGFDSVNYFNLTGGIVALHRGFKF
- the ubiJ gene encoding ubiquinone biosynthesis protein UbiJ yields the protein MLLTSFLTAALETALNRLLFHDTVSCDRSMKSARQRLQGKTLQIALAELDAPLVLVFSEQRLDVVSQWGDLADCRLKTRVPVLMKLRDRQQLSSLMRNGELVIEGDIQVVQQFIALCDLAECDPAEWLSPYLGDIVAEGLSQTAQKTWRFLTRSLHQQEHFLSEALTEEWRLAPGKLENVWFHEEIVALDKSADMLSERLAKLEALR
- the ubiB gene encoding ubiquinone biosynthesis regulatory protein kinase UbiB, which gives rise to MTPSELRRLLDIVRVLLSYGLDELIPKMRLTLPLRVGRRLLFWMPNRHSNMPLGERLRLALQELGPVWIKFGQMMSTRRDLFPPAIADQLAMLQDKVEPFDGKLAREQIERSMGGVPLETWFDDFDIKPLASASIAQVHTARLKSTGKEIVIKVIRPDILPVIKADMRLMKRLAGWLPRLLPDGRRLRPREVVLEYEKTLLDELNLLREAANAIQLRRNFENSPMLYVPEIYSDYCSESMLVMERIYGIPVSDIDTLKANGTDMKLLAERGVQVFFTQVFRDSFFHADMHPGNIFISYEHPEDPQYIGIDCGIVGSLNKEDKRYLAENFIAFFNRDYRKVAELHVDSGWVPADTNVADFEFAIRTVCEPIFEKPLAEISFGHVLLNLFNTARRFNMEVQPQLVLLQKTLLYIEGVGRQLYPQLDLWKTAKPFLENWLKQQVGLPAVFRALKEKAPFWAEKLPEIPELFYDGLRQHKMLKQSVDQLACELKVQQARQGQSRYLLGIGATLLISGTLLLISHVEADMVPAGLMAAGIVAWIIGWRRTR
- the tatA gene encoding Sec-independent protein translocase subunit TatA, which gives rise to MGGISIWNLLIIAVIVVLLFGTNKLRTLGSDLGASIKGFKKAMGDDQPPAGTDKTQPDADFATKSITDDSADVKPSDAKNTHKEQV
- the tatB gene encoding Sec-independent protein translocase protein TatB — translated: MFDIGFGELLLVMVLGLIVLGPERLPVAVKTVASWIRTLRALASTVQNELSQELKLQEFQESLKKVEKASLQNLSPELKASMDELKEAAEAMKRGYTETSAPQKSESHQKSDDPNATVEPPSNAPLNDPEAAYDEVIEAETAVRPAEGQPKPENAVAAEHHHESDSVTGTEAAGNNIVKPEQSELSTVPARQPSDSR
- the tatC gene encoding Sec-independent protein translocase subunit TatC — encoded protein: MADEDTQPLISHLIELRKRLLNSIICVLVVFVALVYFANDIYQLVSAPLIKQLPAGASMIATDVASPFFTPIKLTMIVSVFVAAPLVLYQVWAFVAPALYKHERRLMMPLLISSSLLFYAGMAFAYFVVFPLAFGFFAKTAPVGVLIATDINNYLDFVMALFMAFGVSFEVPVAIVLLCWSGVVTPEDLKKKRPYILVGAFVVGMLLTPPDVFSQTLLAVPMYLLFEIGVFCAQFYVGKGRRAGTEEPSQ
- the tatD gene encoding 3'-5' ssDNA/RNA exonuclease TatD — encoded protein: MFDIGVNLTSSQFEKDREQVVIRAKQAGVSGILITGTNTQESQQAILLAQTYPNYCWSTTGVHPHDASEWNDTVAEQIHHMASADCVVAIGECGLDFNRNFSTPQEQERAFSAQLAIAAERSMPVFLHCRDAHSRFISLLKPWLNQLPAAVVHCFTGNRYELDECLAEGLMVGITGWVCDERRGLALRALLPHIPADRLLVETDAPYLLPRDLYPKPASRRNEPCYLPHIIRQIAAWRGEDAAWLGQITDENARRVFRLA
- the hemB gene encoding porphobilinogen synthase; protein product: MSTAFPGTFPGRRMRRIRRHDFSRRLVAENQLTVNDLIYPVFVMEGTNHRQEVPSMPGVYRMTIDLLQKEAEAIAKLGIPVLSLFPVIEADKKSLYAEEAYNPDGLVPRTVRALKDAVPELGLLTDVALDPYTTHGQDGIIDEDGYVINDITKEILVRQALSHAQAGAEIIAPSDMMDGRIGAIRDTFEAQNLFNTQIMAYSAKYASCYYGPFRDAVGSASNLKGGDKKTYQMDPANSDEALQEIAQDLQEGADMVMVKPGMPYLDVVRRVKDTFGVPTFAYQVSGEYAMHMAAIQNGWLQEQPAVMESLLCFKRAGADGVLTYFAKRVAQWLHDQHMQR
- the rfaH gene encoding transcription/translation regulatory transformer protein RfaH — translated: MEAWYLLYCKRGQLLRAKEHLERQDVTCVSPMITLDKIVRGKRTKVCEPLFPNYLFVEFDPERIHTTTISATRGVSNFVRFGALPAIIPQQVIDELSLRPMQVIVDPLTPQPGDSVVITDGIFSGLQAIYTEPDGETRSMLLLNMLNKQVRQSLDNREFRKA
- the ubiD gene encoding 4-hydroxy-3-polyprenylbenzoate decarboxylase, which translates into the protein MDSMKYRDLREFLSLLEERGELKRITQPIDPYLEMTEIADRTLRAGGPALLFENPKGYDMPVLCNLFGTPKRVALGMGQEEVSALREVGKLLAFLKEPEPPKGFRDLVDKMPKFRQVLNMPTKRLSSALCQEQIWQGEDVDLRRIPVMQCWPEDAAPLITWGLTVTRGPHKERQNLGIYRQQVLGKNKLIMRWLSHRGGALDFQEWCHEHPGQRFPVAVALGADPATILGAVTPVPDTLSEYAFAGLLRGHKTEVVKCLSNELEVPASAEIVLEGYIEPGEVAVEGPYGDHTGYYNEVDTFPVFTVTHITQRQDAIYHSTYTGRPPDEPAVLGVALNEVFVPILQKQFPEIVDFYLPPEGCSYRLAVVTMKKQYAGHAKRVMMGVWSFLRQFMYTKFVIVCDDDVNARDWKDVIWAITTRMDPARDTVLVENTPIDYLDFASPVSGLGSKMGLDATNKWPGETQREWGHPIKKDPRICARVDEIWDELAIFSDREP